From the Acidobacteriota bacterium genome, the window GACGGCGTTGATCCGAGTTATTCGGTGAATTACACCTATGACAAATGCAACTGACTGACGCACGCGACAGCAGCACGGCTCTGGCGACAAACTGCATTCAGTGCGTGACCGAGTATTGTCAGTCGCGGCAATTCAGCGGCGGAAGAAGCGCGATCTGCCGAGATTGCGCCGCTTCACCCGCTACAGCTTGGCGGTCGCCTTAGAATTGAAGAGGTTTGCTGCTAAAGCTGTGCAACCTCGGCAGATTGCGCTACGCCTGCCACGCTTGACCTTTCCCTTGTCCGCAAACTTATGGAGTGCGCCGCAACGCGGGCGCAACAACAGCTTGGGTTGAATTGTGCCCGCCGCGAGGTTGGCCTGCGCGCACGAATTTCTTTGCCCGCCCTAAGTATGTTAGCCTTGCCGCAGCTTCCCTGGCGTTTCCTAGCCGATGGATTGGTGCTCCCAAACGCACCGTAAACTCCCATCCCGCAAGCGCAGGAGCCCGACACCGCAGACGCCGCAACCGGTGTGCTGGGGGCGGTAATTTTTTTATTGCAGGTAAACAAAGAAGGCATGCTCGATCATTTAGGACAAACCAAACGAACTCATAGCTGCGGTGCGCTGCGCCGCGAACACGCCGGCCAGACCGTCACCCTGATGGGGTGGGTCAACAGCTACCGCGATCATGGCTCGGTGCTGTTTGTGCACTTGCGTGACCGCGCAGGCATCACGCAGGTCGTGTTTGAACAGGAACGTGACGCCGCCTTGCTGGAACGCGCTCAGGCCGCGCGCGGCGAATATGTGTTAGCTATCACCGGCACGGTCGTGTTGCGCGACGAAAAGAATTTCAACCCGAATATGGCGACCGGCGAGGTCGAGGTTTACGCCTCGGAACTCAAGGTGCTGAACGACGCCCAGACGCCGCCGTTCGAGATAGACAATTGCAAAGCGGCGGAAGATTTGCGGTTGAAATACCGCTACCTGGATTTGCGCCGCCCTGAAATGCAGCAGAACTTCCGCCTGCGCCACAACCTGACGATGGCCGTGCGGCGTGTGCTGGACGGGCTGGGTTTTTATGAAATCGAAACGCCGATTCTGACCAAGTCTACGCCCGAAGGCGCGCGCGATTATCTGGTGCCGTCACGCACTTTTCCCGGCAAGTTTTTCGCGCTGCCGCAATCACCGCAATTGTTCAAACAGTTGCTGATGATTTCGGGCATGGACAAATACTTTCAGATCGCGCGCTGCTTCCGCGACGAAGATTTGCGCGCAGACCGCCAGCCTGAATTCACCCAGATTGACATCGAGATGAGCTTCGTCCAGCCGGACGATGTCTTCGCGACCATCGAACCGCTCATCGTCGAATGCTTCAAGACCGCCGGGATCGAGCCACCCGCCACGCCGTTCCCGCGCATGGCTTATAGCGAAGCGATGAACAAGTACGGCTCAGACAAACCCGATCTGCGTCTGGGGCTGGAGTTCGTTGACCTGTCCGAATTGTTTGCTGAAAGCGGCTTTGCGGTCTTTGCCGACGCGGTGAAGAAAGGCGGCGCGGTCAAGGCGCTCACCGTCAAAGGCGCGGCCACGTGGTCGCGCAAACAATTCGACGAGATCATCGAACACGCCAAACGGCACGGCGCGGGTGGACTCGCATACATTCAAGTGCAGGAAGGTGAAAGCAAATCGGCGCTGAC encodes:
- the aspS gene encoding aspartate--tRNA ligase, which produces MLDHLGQTKRTHSCGALRREHAGQTVTLMGWVNSYRDHGSVLFVHLRDRAGITQVVFEQERDAALLERAQAARGEYVLAITGTVVLRDEKNFNPNMATGEVEVYASELKVLNDAQTPPFEIDNCKAAEDLRLKYRYLDLRRPEMQQNFRLRHNLTMAVRRVLDGLGFYEIETPILTKSTPEGARDYLVPSRTFPGKFFALPQSPQLFKQLLMISGMDKYFQIARCFRDEDLRADRQPEFTQIDIEMSFVQPDDVFATIEPLIVECFKTAGIEPPATPFPRMAYSEAMNKYGSDKPDLRLGLEFVDLSELFAESGFAVFADAVKKGGAVKALTVKGAATWSRKQFDEIIEHAKRHGAGGLAYIQVQEGESKSALTKFLGNDGINAVNAAADAEVGDAVLMIGGKWDVACNALGQVRLEIGRREKLIDETINKLLWVVDFPMFEYHAEDGRYYAMHHPFTSPIDEDIDNLEGGDLAHVRAKAYDLVFNGSELGGGSIRIHRSDVQAKIFQALGLSEEEAREKFGFFLDALSYGTPPHGGIALGLDRLVMLFAGAKSLRDVIAFPKVASASDLMTDSPNVVAPEQLAELKIKSLA